The window ATTTGGCGGCACCTGCCTGACGGGCGATATCCAGTATCCTCACAGCATCGCCGTAAGGCACGTTTTTATCCGCAGAAACCGTAACCGTGGGATCACTCCCCGCTTCAAAATAATGACGTAAATTCTGCTCAATATCGCCGATTTTTACAATGGTCCCGTTTAAATAAATTTTATTCTCATCGGTCAGTGTAATTTGAAGATTCTCCGCCGTGGTAACCGCTTTTTTTGCATGAGCCTTGGGAAGATTAATATCAATACTGGCTTTCATAATCAAAGGTGTCGTCACCATGAAAATAACCAAGAGCACCATCATAACATCTGTGAGCGGTGTAATATTAATCTCGCTCATCACACGATTGCGTTGCGCGACCCGTCTCATGCGCCCCCCCGCATCCCCGGCGGGTAAGCGTCACTCTGATTTTTATGGAGCTCTTTTGACCCGTACATGCTGTCGAGAAGGTCCGATGCGGAAGTCGCCATCTCCGTATCAAACCGGGTAACCCGCCGCACAAAATAATTATACGCAATCACCGCAGGCACCGCTGTAAACAAGCCGCCGGCGGTTGCCACCAGTGCCTCGGCAATCCCGCTGGAAACCACCGATGCGCCGGCTGCCGAAGAATCCGCCAGCGCGGAAAATGCATTAATAATTCCCAGCACAGTCCCAAAAAGTCCTATAAACGGAGAAATGGAACCAATCGTGGCCAACAAAGAGAGCAGATGCTCCAAACGCAGAAGCTCCAATGCGCTTACCCGTTCCATGGCCTCGCGAGCCGAGAGCGCACCTCTGGCAAAATACCGCAG of the bacterium genome contains:
- a CDS encoding biopolymer transporter ExbD, with product MRRVAQRNRVMSEINITPLTDVMMVLLVIFMVTTPLIMKASIDINLPKAHAKKAVTTAENLQITLTDENKIYLNGTIVKIGDIEQNLRHYFEAGSDPTVTVSADKNVPYGDAVRILDIARQAGAAKLVLAAEPLPVKALSEEIMQK
- a CDS encoding MotA/TolQ/ExbB proton channel family protein, which translates into the protein MFQDLTFWQLLAKGGWTMVVLMIFSLISWYIIFERAIRYHMAKIDVEHLMLKVKKMVQSNKHVDAGDLCQETPGPVAATLKTGLRYFARGALSAREAMERVSALELLRLEHLLSLLATIGSISPFIGLFGTVLGIINAFSALADSSAAGASVVSSGIAEALVATAGGLFTAVPAVIAYNYFVRRVTRFDTEMATSASDLLDSMYGSKELHKNQSDAYPPGMRGGA